One window from the genome of Desulfovibrio psychrotolerans encodes:
- the pgl gene encoding 6-phosphogluconolactonase yields the protein MPSSTQLSLHVTETPEDLAALAANLVIYHCEQAIARNGRFTLALSGGTTPTNLFRLLATPQYRSRIPWEKVLFYWVDERCVDPDHPDSNYRVARDALLHQVEATKFYRMKGELDPAEAAQAYENLLRQHFDLAPGEFPRFDCVLLGMGADGHTASLFPEEEGINIRDRLVVDQRIRKLKSDRITLTLPVLNNARCCIFMVQGSEKHAVLAQALNLLATPDLPAQRVRPVNGELIWVIDEAARKG from the coding sequence ATGCCCTCATCCACACAGCTTTCTCTGCACGTAACGGAAACGCCTGAAGATCTGGCTGCACTTGCCGCAAATCTGGTTATTTATCACTGCGAGCAAGCCATTGCCCGCAACGGCAGATTCACGCTGGCACTTTCAGGCGGCACAACACCCACCAACCTGTTCCGGCTTCTCGCAACACCGCAGTACAGAAGCCGGATTCCATGGGAGAAAGTGTTGTTCTACTGGGTTGATGAGCGTTGTGTTGACCCGGACCACCCGGACAGCAACTACCGGGTGGCGCGCGATGCCCTGCTCCATCAGGTGGAGGCGACCAAATTCTACCGCATGAAGGGCGAACTGGACCCGGCGGAAGCCGCTCAGGCGTATGAGAACCTGCTGCGCCAGCACTTTGACCTTGCTCCGGGGGAATTTCCCCGGTTCGACTGCGTGCTGCTGGGCATGGGCGCAGACGGGCATACCGCCTCGCTCTTCCCGGAAGAGGAAGGCATAAACATCAGAGACAGACTGGTGGTGGACCAGCGCATCCGCAAACTGAAAAGCGACCGGATCACCCTTACCCTGCCCGTGCTGAACAACGCCCGCTGCTGCATCTTCATGGTACAGGGCTCGGAAAAGCACGCCGTGCTGGCTCAGGCGCTCAACCTGCTGGCAACACCCGACCTGCCCGCACAGAGGGTACGCCCTGTAAACGGCGAACTCATCTGGGTTATCGACGAAGCGGCGCGCAAAGGCTGA
- a CDS encoding YigZ family protein, translating to MTSRYPIPAPDWHRTEEILKKSRFIATVAHAPTTEEARAFIESVRAEFPDATHNCWAFQAGPPGSTARVGMSDDGEPHGTAGRPMLNVLLHAPVGEVACVVTRYFGGIKLGTGGLVRAYAGMVKAALEILPLRERIVPVMLEVVLDYNAITLFKRMLPDFEAVVTEEEFGADARFVLRLPQERVSPLCAALEEMTGGAVLAEVRNMDSDG from the coding sequence ATGACATCGCGCTACCCCATTCCGGCCCCTGATTGGCACAGAACTGAGGAAATTCTGAAGAAGAGCCGCTTCATCGCCACAGTGGCCCATGCCCCTACGACGGAAGAGGCCCGCGCCTTTATTGAATCGGTGCGCGCAGAATTTCCGGATGCCACCCACAACTGCTGGGCGTTTCAGGCCGGACCACCCGGCAGCACGGCCCGTGTAGGCATGAGCGACGACGGCGAACCCCACGGCACGGCAGGGCGTCCCATGCTGAACGTGCTGCTGCATGCGCCTGTGGGCGAGGTGGCCTGCGTGGTGACGCGATACTTCGGCGGGATAAAGCTGGGTACAGGCGGGCTTGTGCGCGCTTACGCGGGCATGGTTAAGGCCGCACTGGAAATCCTGCCCCTGCGCGAGCGCATTGTTCCGGTTATGCTGGAGGTGGTGCTGGATTACAACGCCATAACGCTGTTCAAGCGCATGCTGCCGGACTTTGAGGCCGTGGTGACGGAAGAGGAGTTCGGGGCGGATGCGCGGTTTGTCCTGCGTTTGCCGCAGGAGCGTGTCTCTCCGCTGTGTGCCGCGCTGGAGGAGATGACCGGCGGAGCCGTGCTCGCTGAGGTGCGGAACATGGACTCAGATGGCTGA
- a CDS encoding helix-turn-helix domain-containing protein, whose amino-acid sequence MTKQTYTLGEAADLLSCHKETIRRAIKDGSLRAAKLGRGYRISRADLEAFWSSMGGGALFEKAEQAPEAEHEPEPVQEKPKKPRGPEQLTLPT is encoded by the coding sequence ATGACAAAGCAGACCTACACCCTGGGTGAGGCGGCCGACCTGCTCAGCTGCCACAAGGAAACCATCCGCAGGGCCATCAAAGATGGCTCGTTGCGGGCAGCCAAGCTGGGGCGCGGGTATCGGATATCCCGTGCCGATCTTGAGGCGTTCTGGAGTTCCATGGGGGGCGGCGCTTTGTTCGAAAAGGCGGAGCAGGCCCCGGAAGCGGAGCATGAGCCGGAACCGGTACAGGAAAAGCCCAAGAAGCCCCGTGGGCCGGAACAGCTAACTTTGCCCACCTAA
- a CDS encoding Hpt domain-containing protein yields the protein MAFCYELDVWVLDPVMGNRMLLAGWVRAEADNLDMRCRFHAVADAGELGGTLCGLILASDAFPVSSVRSLPLPEPSGLSSPRVYPREPGAPDVPGVPGATGGQETHGVQGVLCVYAGSETGRGESMRLSEGPVRLTWPVPRRMLRRLMAAAVAVVSQMPPAGFAGPAGPALFGHPLPAELREFSGRLRGALQELHEGCAAALQGGDCAGGERTAHTLKGTAMSFGQLVLAEAADALQDAFAAEDTAEAAWWLDVLARLGCAGDAPV from the coding sequence GTGGCATTTTGTTACGAACTGGATGTCTGGGTACTGGACCCGGTTATGGGCAACCGAATGCTGCTGGCGGGATGGGTGCGCGCGGAGGCGGACAATCTGGACATGCGTTGCCGTTTTCATGCGGTGGCGGATGCCGGGGAGCTAGGCGGCACCCTGTGCGGGCTGATATTGGCTTCTGATGCGTTTCCCGTATCGTCCGTGCGCTCTCTGCCGTTGCCCGAACCGTCCGGATTATCGTCGCCACGAGTGTATCCCCGCGAGCCTGGGGCGCCGGATGTTCCGGGGGTGCCGGGTGCTACGGGGGGGCAGGAGACACATGGTGTGCAGGGGGTGCTTTGCGTGTATGCCGGTTCGGAAACGGGCAGGGGTGAGTCTATGCGGCTTTCTGAGGGGCCGGTGCGCCTGACGTGGCCCGTGCCGCGCAGGATGCTGCGCAGGCTGATGGCGGCGGCAGTTGCTGTAGTATCACAGATGCCGCCTGCCGGGTTTGCCGGACCTGCAGGGCCTGCCCTGTTCGGACATCCCCTGCCTGCGGAATTGCGGGAATTTTCCGGAAGGTTGCGGGGAGCATTGCAGGAACTGCACGAGGGTTGTGCAGCCGCATTGCAGGGAGGCGACTGCGCTGGAGGCGAACGCACCGCCCATACGCTGAAGGGGACGGCCATGTCCTTTGGGCAGTTGGTGCTGGCGGAAGCGGCGGATGCCTTGCAGGATGCCTTTGCCGCTGAGGATACGGCTGAGGCGGCGTGGTGGCTGGATGTGCTGGCGCGGCTGGGCTGTGCAGGGGATGCGCCGGTCTGA
- a CDS encoding Fur family transcriptional regulator encodes MKEPAQVFTEYIAKNGLKVTPQRLRIVEVFLREDGHLTTEELYERVKKVDNTVGQATVYRTMKLLCDSGIAKEVHFGDGVARYEKKYGSEHHDHLICEACGKNLEVIDEQIELLQEQLAARHGFVLTSHRMYLYGVCDDCRGKK; translated from the coding sequence ATGAAAGAGCCAGCACAGGTTTTCACGGAGTATATTGCCAAAAACGGACTGAAGGTTACGCCACAGCGGTTGCGCATTGTGGAGGTTTTCCTGCGGGAAGACGGGCACCTGACCACCGAGGAACTGTATGAGCGGGTGAAGAAGGTGGATAATACCGTGGGGCAGGCTACCGTGTACCGGACCATGAAGCTGCTGTGCGATTCCGGCATTGCCAAGGAAGTGCACTTTGGCGACGGGGTGGCGCGGTATGAGAAGAAATACGGCAGCGAGCATCATGACCATCTTATTTGCGAGGCGTGCGGCAAAAATCTGGAAGTTATTGATGAGCAGATAGAATTGTTGCAGGAGCAGTTGGCAGCGCGGCATGGGTTTGTGCTGACGAGCCACCGTATGTATCTTTATGGTGTGTGCGATGACTGCCGGGGAAAGAAGTAA
- a CDS encoding isoamylase early set domain-containing protein produces MSLNKQFLKSKPVCKVKFRLEGQEANGCDEFFVVGDFNEWNEKACPMNRLKDGSFSATLDLETGREYRFRYLGMCADSGVVWYNEPQADRHEYCSYASADNSVIAL; encoded by the coding sequence ATGTCACTGAACAAGCAGTTTCTGAAAAGCAAGCCCGTGTGCAAGGTGAAGTTTCGCCTTGAAGGGCAGGAAGCCAACGGCTGCGATGAGTTCTTCGTGGTGGGCGACTTTAATGAGTGGAACGAGAAGGCGTGTCCCATGAACAGGCTGAAGGACGGTTCCTTTTCCGCCACGCTGGATCTGGAAACTGGGCGTGAGTACCGGTTCCGCTATCTTGGGATGTGCGCGGACAGCGGTGTTGTGTGGTACAACGAGCCTCAGGCGGACAGGCACGAATACTGCTCCTACGCTTCCGCCGATAATTCCGTTATAGCGCTGTAG
- a CDS encoding type IA DNA topoisomerase, which translates to MPKTLIIAEKPSVAREIAPLVHAATRREGYLEGPEYLVSWAVGHLVGIAEPEEQHEAWKGKWTLEQLPIIPARFKLAVLNDGRRQFTVLRQLLHRDDVQAVINATDAGREGELIFRRIYLMAECVKPVQRFWANDMTEQGLRKSLAKLLPDASKRNLGLASFARAEADWLIGMNFSRIFTIKANTLVSVGRVQTPVLKLLADRRREIEFFVPQDYWTVEATFEREGTGFAATWHEPPELKETRIPREPRAQEIATACTGQEGVVESAASRKGSTKPPLPFDLTTLQREANTRFGYSAKDTLSIAQALYEQKKLLTYPRTDSRYLTKELYGEILTHFRAIYHLYPEETVPAVERIRSDSTQGGQGKKFACVDDKKVTDHHAIIPTANKADKSRLSAEEANIYDMVCRRFIATFSAEATFSATTVHVNVHNHTFIAKGKVFRDRGWLAVEPWRTAEDNPLPALRKGSRVLASSVTAVRRQTKSPAHFTDASLLAAMETAGKFVEDEKLRNAMKERGLGTPATRAQIIETLLSRGYVEKDGKKLICSDRGLEVADMVTALLPEVASPEMTGAWEKKLKDMEAAQYTYPDFMREIRTMVSRGITHIKGRSVSSILIAAKARLQPERSPDGLCPLCGGEVVEREKGFGCARWKRDDGGCPFTIWKTMFGRTLAEDTVREILTTGGTREPLDFVSRAGKPFRARLVLEQGQVKPVFVPAADYNGDGSNDDNRDGCVNAGQSPVRGDADMGAEQHTGPDVEPEV; encoded by the coding sequence ATGCCCAAAACGCTTATCATCGCAGAAAAACCCTCTGTTGCACGCGAAATCGCGCCCCTTGTTCATGCCGCCACCCGCCGCGAAGGGTATCTGGAAGGCCCGGAATACCTCGTAAGCTGGGCAGTGGGGCATCTCGTGGGCATTGCCGAACCGGAAGAACAGCATGAGGCATGGAAGGGCAAATGGACGCTGGAACAGTTGCCCATCATTCCCGCCCGGTTCAAGCTTGCCGTGCTGAACGATGGCCGCCGGCAGTTTACGGTGCTGCGGCAACTGCTCCACCGCGATGATGTGCAGGCCGTCATAAATGCCACCGATGCCGGGCGCGAGGGGGAACTTATCTTCCGGCGCATCTACCTTATGGCGGAATGTGTAAAGCCCGTGCAGCGGTTCTGGGCAAACGACATGACCGAACAGGGACTGCGCAAGAGCCTTGCAAAACTGCTGCCCGATGCCTCCAAGCGCAATCTGGGCCTTGCATCCTTTGCCCGCGCGGAGGCGGACTGGCTTATCGGCATGAATTTTTCCCGCATTTTCACCATTAAAGCCAACACACTAGTTTCCGTGGGCAGGGTGCAGACCCCGGTGCTCAAACTGCTGGCAGACAGGCGCCGCGAGATTGAATTCTTTGTGCCGCAGGACTACTGGACGGTGGAAGCCACCTTTGAGCGGGAAGGCACCGGCTTTGCCGCCACGTGGCACGAACCGCCGGAGCTGAAGGAAACACGCATCCCGCGCGAACCACGCGCTCAGGAAATCGCCACCGCCTGTACGGGGCAGGAAGGCGTGGTGGAGTCTGCCGCCAGCCGCAAAGGCAGCACCAAGCCCCCGCTGCCCTTCGACCTGACCACCCTGCAGCGGGAGGCCAACACCCGCTTCGGCTATTCCGCAAAAGACACCCTGTCCATAGCGCAGGCTCTCTACGAGCAGAAAAAGCTGCTCACCTATCCGCGAACCGATTCGCGCTATCTGACCAAGGAACTGTATGGGGAAATCCTCACCCACTTCCGCGCCATCTACCACCTGTACCCGGAGGAAACAGTCCCCGCCGTGGAGCGCATCCGGTCTGACAGCACGCAGGGCGGACAGGGCAAAAAATTCGCCTGCGTCGATGACAAGAAAGTCACCGACCACCACGCCATCATCCCCACTGCCAACAAGGCGGACAAATCGCGCCTGTCTGCGGAAGAAGCCAATATATATGATATGGTGTGCCGCCGCTTCATAGCCACGTTCAGTGCCGAGGCCACCTTCTCAGCCACCACGGTGCATGTGAACGTGCACAACCATACCTTCATTGCCAAAGGCAAGGTGTTCCGCGACCGGGGCTGGCTGGCGGTGGAACCATGGCGCACGGCGGAGGATAACCCCCTGCCTGCCCTGCGCAAGGGGTCGCGCGTGCTCGCTTCGTCCGTCACGGCGGTGCGGCGGCAGACCAAATCTCCCGCCCATTTTACAGATGCCTCGCTGCTCGCCGCCATGGAAACCGCAGGCAAGTTCGTGGAAGACGAAAAACTGCGCAACGCCATGAAGGAGCGGGGGTTGGGCACACCCGCCACTCGCGCACAAATCATTGAAACCCTGCTCAGCCGGGGATACGTGGAAAAGGATGGGAAAAAGCTCATCTGCTCTGACAGAGGGCTGGAGGTGGCGGACATGGTCACCGCCCTGCTGCCGGAAGTGGCATCGCCGGAGATGACCGGCGCATGGGAAAAAAAGCTTAAGGATATGGAAGCAGCGCAGTACACCTACCCGGACTTCATGCGTGAAATACGTACCATGGTCAGCCGGGGGATAACGCACATAAAGGGGCGCAGCGTCTCTTCCATCCTTATTGCCGCCAAAGCCCGCCTGCAACCGGAGCGTTCGCCGGACGGATTGTGTCCCCTGTGCGGAGGCGAGGTGGTGGAGCGTGAAAAAGGCTTCGGCTGCGCGCGCTGGAAGCGTGACGATGGCGGCTGCCCCTTCACCATCTGGAAAACCATGTTCGGGCGGACCCTTGCGGAAGATACCGTGCGGGAAATCCTGACCACGGGAGGCACCCGGGAACCGCTGGATTTTGTTTCCCGCGCAGGCAAGCCTTTCCGGGCACGGCTGGTGCTGGAACAGGGACAGGTTAAGCCGGTTTTCGTCCCGGCAGCCGATTACAATGGCGATGGCAGCAACGATGACAATAGAGATGGCTGCGTCAACGCAGGACAGAGTCCGGTCCGTGGAGATGCAGACATGGGCGCGGAACAGCACACCGGGCCGGACGTAGAACCCGAAGTGTAA
- a CDS encoding GGDEF domain-containing protein has protein sequence MEWRFFGISRTRVKRLLQGVVLGLGAPAGWAIISALGDISPQHPQYLFWLFTYMTFGTISIFAVFGFIIGRHEQRFAELSFIDSLTSLYNTRFFHMRFRQELSRSARQHQPLALLIGDIDFFKRVNDTYGHQAGDGVLCQVAALLVSSVRDADVVARVGGEEFAVIVPATDSAGAMVLAERMRLNVKDASIWLDDSRSIRITMSFGISVYNGKDPIAEPDMLYGVADRALYRAKANGRNRVEMGRTDDEGGTEAAGPEMRKA, from the coding sequence ATGGAGTGGCGGTTCTTCGGCATAAGCCGCACACGCGTCAAGCGGTTGCTGCAAGGCGTTGTTCTCGGCTTGGGAGCGCCTGCGGGTTGGGCCATCATCTCCGCGCTGGGAGATATTTCTCCGCAGCATCCCCAGTATCTTTTCTGGCTCTTTACCTACATGACCTTCGGTACCATCAGCATTTTCGCGGTGTTCGGCTTTATCATAGGCCGGCATGAGCAGCGTTTTGCCGAACTCAGCTTTATAGACTCCCTCACCTCCCTGTACAATACCCGGTTTTTCCATATGCGGTTCCGCCAGGAGCTTTCCCGCAGTGCCCGCCAGCATCAGCCGCTGGCCTTACTCATTGGCGACATAGATTTTTTCAAGCGGGTGAACGATACCTACGGGCATCAGGCCGGTGACGGGGTGCTGTGTCAGGTGGCCGCGTTGCTTGTTTCTTCCGTGCGTGATGCCGATGTGGTGGCGCGGGTGGGCGGGGAGGAATTTGCCGTCATCGTGCCCGCCACAGACAGTGCAGGGGCCATGGTGCTGGCCGAGCGTATGCGGCTGAATGTGAAGGACGCCTCCATCTGGCTGGATGACAGCAGAAGCATCCGTATAACCATGTCGTTCGGAATTTCGGTCTACAATGGCAAAGACCCCATTGCCGAACCGGATATGCTGTACGGCGTGGCGGACCGCGCTTTGTACCGGGCCAAGGCCAACGGGCGTAACCGTGTGGAAATGGGCCGGACGGACGATGAGGGCGGAACGGAAGCGGCCGGGCCGGAAATGAGGAAGGCGTAG
- a CDS encoding response regulator, with the protein MVSGASFFSGRNILSDARPEARPDARYGSEACPQLKPLRILVADSNPLGCKFICAMLSRRGHHAAGVQDGAAAVAELLRHPYDALVTELALPGVDGAQLAQAVRTSTAPNLDPQMPVLALAARDAEEDRQRCVQSGMDGYLVKPAGARELLRALYEALLGYGRDARAKHPAEAARMMGAALRPVPMVEEDFGLETEDVRTLYAVLCGSLPDELATLRDAVAQGDLERVAGLAHALAGSVLDIVAEGPTLLAREMEYAARNGDAEEVVDLCAELEPQVRLLHGLLCRGVAGA; encoded by the coding sequence ATGGTGTCCGGAGCATCGTTCTTTTCCGGGCGTAACATTCTTTCTGATGCTCGGCCCGAAGCCCGGCCCGATGCTCGGTACGGTTCGGAAGCCTGCCCGCAACTCAAACCTCTGCGCATACTTGTGGCAGATTCCAACCCCCTTGGTTGCAAGTTCATTTGTGCCATGCTCAGCAGGCGCGGTCATCACGCGGCAGGAGTGCAGGACGGGGCAGCGGCTGTGGCCGAACTGCTGCGGCACCCCTATGACGCACTGGTGACGGAGCTGGCGTTGCCCGGAGTGGACGGCGCACAGCTTGCGCAGGCGGTGCGTACCAGCACCGCGCCGAATCTGGACCCGCAGATGCCCGTGCTGGCCCTTGCCGCCCGCGATGCGGAAGAGGACAGGCAACGCTGTGTGCAGTCGGGCATGGACGGGTATCTGGTGAAGCCCGCGGGGGCCCGTGAATTGCTCCGCGCGCTGTATGAGGCCCTGCTCGGATACGGCAGGGATGCGCGGGCGAAGCATCCTGCTGAGGCGGCACGGATGATGGGCGCCGCCTTGCGCCCCGTGCCCATGGTGGAGGAAGATTTTGGACTGGAAACGGAAGATGTGCGGACCTTGTATGCAGTGCTGTGCGGAAGTCTGCCGGATGAGTTGGCGACACTGCGCGATGCCGTAGCACAGGGCGACTTGGAGCGCGTGGCCGGTCTTGCCCATGCGCTGGCCGGATCCGTTCTTGATATTGTGGCGGAAGGGCCAACGTTGCTGGCGCGGGAAATGGAATATGCCGCCCGCAACGGTGATGCGGAGGAGGTGGTGGACCTCTGTGCCGAGCTTGAGCCGCAGGTTCGCCTGCTGCACGGTCTGCTGTGCCGGGGTGTTGCCGGAGCGTGA
- a CDS encoding response regulator yields the protein MSISILIAEDLEIVREGLRALLSAQQGYSVIGEAADGLQAVQLTESLKPDVVLMDLHMPNMDGPDAIRRIKKTLPKTRIIALTADSKDRMFFKSLNAGVDGYILKRANCEDLVKAISTVLGGKSYISPDISSHLVEQYRKGGGIPQEGPLESLTEREQQVLKFIAEGRGNKSIAQILCISHKTVEKHKANLKKKLAATSTADLVAVALDNGLMDTPP from the coding sequence ATGAGCATTTCCATCCTCATTGCGGAAGACCTTGAAATTGTCAGAGAAGGACTGCGCGCATTGCTTTCCGCGCAGCAGGGGTACTCGGTGATAGGAGAAGCGGCAGACGGCCTGCAGGCGGTGCAGTTGACGGAAAGCCTGAAGCCGGACGTGGTGCTCATGGACCTGCACATGCCCAACATGGACGGACCGGATGCCATACGCCGCATAAAAAAAACTCTGCCCAAGACCAGAATCATCGCCCTTACGGCAGACAGCAAGGACAGGATGTTCTTCAAATCCCTGAACGCAGGGGTAGACGGCTACATCCTCAAACGCGCCAACTGCGAAGATCTGGTCAAAGCCATCTCCACCGTTCTTGGCGGCAAAAGCTACATCAGCCCGGACATCTCAAGCCACCTTGTGGAACAATACCGCAAAGGCGGCGGCATTCCGCAGGAAGGCCCGCTGGAAAGCCTTACCGAACGGGAGCAGCAGGTTCTCAAATTCATCGCCGAGGGAAGGGGCAACAAGAGCATTGCCCAGATACTGTGTATCAGCCATAAGACGGTGGAAAAGCACAAAGCCAACCTGAAGAAAAAACTCGCCGCCACCTCCACAGCCGACCTTGTCGCCGTGGCACTGGATAACGGACTTATGGACACCCCGCCCTGA
- a CDS encoding insulinase family protein gives MTKLYGFELVDEQPVEELATVARLWRHTVTGSQLLSMVNSDENKVFGVSFRTPPKDSTGVAHILEHSVLCGSEKYPVKEPFVELLKGSLQTFLNAFTYPDKTCYPVASTNLQDFYNLVDVYLDACFFPRITESIFKQEGWHYEVEGEERRLIFKGVVFNEMKGVYSSPDSVLAEQSQQSLFPDITYGLDSGGNPLVIPDLTYEQFHSFHETYYHPSNGRFYFWGDDPEEERLARLGKLLDRFGPLAVDSAVPLQQPFAEPRAVVAGYAAGAAQEEESGRAMFTVNWLLPETVDVEMNFAFQMLEHILIGMPASPLRKELIESGLGEDVTGTGLETELRQMYFSTGLKGIDPADADEVEALIFDTLRELAEKGIDPACVEAAVNSVEFSLRENNTGRFPVGLAVMLRALSTWLYDGDPLALLTFEKPLAAIKQRLQAGERVFEDLITCALLGNPHRSTVLLVPDEELQAVRRAQEEGRLAAVRAGLDDAGLRQVAEQAEMLRLAQEAPDSPEAVAAIPRVTVRDLPPENKRIPSATEERAGVLVMTHDLSIAGIVYADLALDMRAVPDDLLPLVPLLARCFTEMGTARRDFVELGMRIAAKTGGIEGDTLVTTVLDSRAPVVKLVMNGKATVENAGALFELMGEVLLETRLDDRERFRSMLLEEKARAEEQLVPSGHAVVMSRLRSRFSVAGWVGELTDGIAGLQYLRRLLPRVEADWGGVLEQLERLRAILVRSDGALLNITTESEGWKRVAPHAEAFLSSLPRRDLPDSLWLPDALLGDEAFAVPAQVNYVGKAANLYDLGYVYHGSANVIFKHLRMGWLWDKVRVQGGAYGVFAAFDRLSGTLAQVSYRDPNLMKTLEVYDASAQYLRTLSLSTEELEKAIVGAIGELDAHLLPDAKGAAAMTRYLTGDSDDRRQRMREEILSTTLDRFHAFGELLAEAAAQGAVCVLGGAGVREAAQENDWKLVELL, from the coding sequence ATGACCAAGTTGTACGGCTTTGAGCTTGTGGATGAACAGCCGGTGGAGGAACTGGCGACCGTTGCGCGGCTGTGGCGGCACACCGTGACCGGATCGCAGCTTCTTTCTATGGTGAACAGTGACGAGAACAAAGTGTTCGGCGTCTCCTTCCGCACTCCGCCCAAGGATTCCACAGGCGTGGCACATATTCTGGAGCATTCCGTGCTGTGCGGTTCGGAGAAGTATCCCGTCAAGGAACCGTTTGTGGAGCTGCTCAAGGGGTCCTTGCAGACCTTCCTCAATGCCTTCACCTATCCCGACAAGACGTGCTACCCGGTTGCCTCCACCAATTTGCAGGACTTTTACAATCTGGTGGACGTGTATCTGGACGCCTGCTTCTTTCCGCGTATCACGGAATCCATTTTTAAGCAGGAAGGCTGGCATTATGAGGTGGAAGGTGAGGAGCGTCGCCTTATCTTCAAGGGGGTTGTGTTTAACGAAATGAAGGGCGTGTACAGTTCGCCTGACAGCGTGCTCGCGGAACAGTCGCAGCAGTCCCTGTTCCCGGACATTACGTACGGGCTGGATTCGGGCGGAAACCCGCTGGTTATTCCCGACCTGACATACGAACAGTTCCATTCTTTCCACGAAACCTACTACCACCCCTCCAACGGGCGTTTTTATTTCTGGGGAGATGATCCCGAAGAGGAGCGGCTGGCGCGGCTGGGTAAACTGCTGGACCGTTTTGGTCCTCTTGCCGTGGATTCTGCCGTGCCCTTGCAGCAGCCCTTTGCAGAGCCGCGGGCTGTGGTGGCCGGATACGCTGCCGGTGCCGCGCAGGAGGAAGAGAGCGGGCGGGCCATGTTCACCGTGAACTGGCTGCTGCCGGAAACCGTGGATGTGGAGATGAACTTTGCTTTTCAGATGCTGGAGCACATCCTCATAGGCATGCCCGCATCGCCGTTGCGCAAGGAGCTTATCGAGTCCGGACTGGGCGAGGATGTGACGGGGACCGGACTGGAAACCGAGTTGCGGCAGATGTATTTTTCCACGGGCCTCAAGGGGATTGACCCTGCCGATGCGGACGAGGTTGAGGCGCTGATTTTCGATACTTTGCGCGAGCTTGCCGAGAAGGGGATTGACCCTGCGTGCGTGGAGGCTGCCGTGAACAGCGTGGAGTTTTCGCTGCGCGAAAACAATACGGGACGCTTTCCCGTTGGGCTGGCGGTCATGCTGCGCGCCCTTTCCACATGGCTGTATGATGGCGACCCGCTGGCGCTGTTAACGTTTGAAAAACCCCTTGCCGCCATTAAGCAGCGGTTGCAGGCGGGCGAAAGGGTTTTTGAGGATCTGATCACCTGCGCTTTGCTGGGTAATCCCCACCGGTCCACGGTGTTGTTGGTGCCGGACGAAGAGTTGCAGGCGGTGCGCCGTGCACAGGAAGAAGGCCGCCTGGCGGCTGTTCGTGCAGGACTGGACGATGCCGGGTTGCGTCAGGTGGCAGAGCAGGCGGAGATGCTGCGTCTGGCTCAGGAAGCCCCGGACAGCCCCGAAGCGGTGGCGGCCATTCCCCGTGTGACCGTACGTGACCTGCCGCCGGAGAATAAGCGTATTCCCTCTGCAACAGAGGAGCGGGCAGGCGTGCTGGTCATGACCCATGACCTTTCCATCGCAGGTATAGTTTACGCCGACCTTGCGCTGGACATGCGCGCCGTGCCGGACGATCTGCTTCCCCTTGTTCCCCTGCTTGCGCGCTGCTTTACCGAAATGGGAACGGCGCGGCGGGATTTTGTTGAACTGGGCATGCGCATTGCCGCCAAGACCGGCGGCATAGAGGGAGACACCCTTGTCACCACCGTGCTGGACAGCCGTGCTCCGGTGGTGAAGCTGGTCATGAACGGCAAGGCCACGGTGGAAAACGCCGGGGCACTGTTTGAACTGATGGGTGAGGTGCTGCTGGAAACGCGCCTTGACGACAGGGAGCGGTTCCGCTCCATGCTGCTGGAGGAAAAGGCCCGGGCAGAGGAGCAGCTTGTTCCTTCCGGGCACGCGGTGGTCATGTCGCGCCTGCGTTCGCGGTTCAGTGTGGCCGGATGGGTGGGAGAACTGACGGACGGCATAGCCGGATTGCAATATCTGCGCAGGCTGCTGCCGCGCGTGGAAGCGGATTGGGGCGGCGTGCTGGAACAACTGGAGCGGTTGCGCGCCATTCTGGTCCGCTCTGACGGCGCACTGCTGAACATTACCACGGAAAGCGAAGGCTGGAAGCGCGTTGCCCCCCATGCGGAGGCGTTTCTGTCGTCCCTGCCGCGCCGTGACCTGCCCGATTCCCTTTGGCTTCCCGATGCTCTGCTGGGGGACGAGGCGTTTGCCGTGCCCGCACAGGTGAACTATGTTGGCAAGGCGGCGAACCTGTATGATCTGGGCTATGTGTATCATGGTTCGGCCAATGTTATTTTTAAGCATCTGCGCATGGGCTGGTTGTGGGACAAGGTGCGCGTGCAGGGCGGAGCATATGGCGTGTTTGCTGCCTTTGACCGCCTGAGCGGTACGCTGGCGCAGGTTTCCTACCGCGACCCCAACCTGATGAAGACGCTGGAGGTGTACGATGCCTCGGCGCAGTATCTGCGCACGCTTTCTCTGAGCACAGAGGAACTGGAAAAGGCCATTGTGGGAGCCATAGGCGAACTGGACGCCCATCTGCTGCCGGATGCCAAGGGCGCGGCAGCCATGACCCGGTACCTGACGGGCGACAGTGATGACAGACGCCAGCGTATGCGTGAGGAGATTCTGAGCACCACACTGGACCGTTTCCATGCCTTCGGCGAGTTGCTCGCGGAGGCAGCGGCGCAGGGTGCGGTGTGCGTCCTTGGCGGCGCAGGTGTGCGGGAAGCCGCGCAGGAGAACGATTGGAAGCTTGTCGAGCTTTTGTAG